In one Nicotiana sylvestris chromosome 8, ASM39365v2, whole genome shotgun sequence genomic region, the following are encoded:
- the LOC104223086 gene encoding ultraviolet-B receptor UVR8, with protein MAEQLESEESGNLFTKIIAIAAGEAHTLALTANGDVYAWGRGTFGRLGTDSEADQLFPVRIDFEPADSDGDKKRVKIVGIAAGAYHSLAVADDGSVWGWGYNVYGQLGFNGENSLVPHLLEGFLELGSPNSSASGSERKKLMISSVKGGGMMSAAIDNLGSLWLWGNFPEPQKSKSTENEFSLTSSCNPIPVWNFHGHTVVKVACGNEHVVALVTAGEGYKGSNLVCYSWGGNSHGQLGLGDRESRQYPEVIEPFNSESPWSVYEVSCGAFHTALLAQKSPSDMLESVCWTFGLGDNGQLGHGTTQSLLSPEPVKELPRSAFLISVDCGLFHTSIVSSAGDVWSWGMEKGLGLCPEASYSGGDAGDAIYPLLIPCVGRYGPKFPEPVQVACGAAHTILLADAGYKMWSWGRGWSGVLGNGKMIDCYSPTMALWPPLDADFRGQSLKDGDDISSKGKKPEDVIELEKKLSMAAEDVRLLQSKLSLMERYASILHGAIFGKPFEEQDMPASLRGGGSFDIAKDWENMLEASDRGKLARLEMFYRSMLAGVKDKLLKKQIQEIFLECQSSLPSESSQRDK; from the exons ATGGCGGAGCAACTGGAATCAGAAGAATCAGGCAACTTGTTTACCAAAATCATAGCAATTGCGGCCGGCGAAGCTCATACTCTTGCTCTCACTG CAAATGGGGATGTGTATGCTTGGGGTAGAGGAACATTCGGCCGACTTGGTACCGATTCAGAAGCTGACCAGTTATTCCCGGTTCGAATCGACTTTGAACCGGCTGATTCTGATGGAGACAAAAAGAGGGTCAAGATTGTTGGTATTGCTGCTGGTGCTTATCACAGTCTCGCTGTTGCAG ATGATGGATCAGTATGGGGCTGGGGATACAATGTCT ATGGACAACTTGGTTTCAATGGAGAAAATTCTTTGGTTCCTCATTTATTGGAGGGATTCCTTGAGTTAGGTTCTCCTAATTCATCAGCTAGTGGCTCAGAGAGAAAGAAACTGATG ATTTCTTCAGTTAAAGGTGGTGGAATGATGTCAGCGGCAATAGACAATCTTGGATCTCTATGGCTGTGGGGAAACTTTCCTGAACCACAGAAAAGCAAGTCTACTGAGAATGAATTCTCTCTTACTAGCAGTTGTAATCCAATACCTGTCTGGAATTTCCATGGACACACAGTTGTTAAGGTGGCATGTGGAAATGAGCATGTTGTCGCATTAGTTACTGCTGGGGAAGGTTACAAAGGGAGTAATCTTGTTTGTTATTCTTGGGGTGGCAACAGCCACGGGCAGTTAGGTCTGGGAGATAGGGAGAGCAGACAGTATCCTGAAGTTATTGAGCCCTTTAATTCAGAATCCCCTTGGTCAGTGTATGAGGTATCATGTGGCGCTTTCCACACAGCTTTACTAGCTCAGAAAAGTCCAAGTGACATGTTAGAGAGTGTATGCTGGACATTTGGACTGGGAGATAATGGGCAATTAGGTCATGGGACAACCCAAAGTCTTTTATCTCCTGAACCAGTGAAAGAGTTACCGCGGAGTGCATTTCTCATTTCTGTTGACTGCGGTTTATTTCACACTAGTATTGTCTCATCTGCTGGAGATGTGTGGTCATGGGGAATGGAGAAAGGCCTTGGTCTATGTCCTGAAGCAAGTTATAGTGGAGGTGATGCAGGTGATGCAATTTATCCTCTGTTAATTCCCTGTGTTGGGCGATATGGGCCGAAATTTCCAGAACCTGTTCAAGTTGCCTGCGGTGCAGCCCATACCATTCTTCTGGCAGATGCTGGCTATAAGATGTGGTCTTGGGGTAGAGGATGGAGTGGTGTCCTTGGAAATGGCAAGATGATCGATTGCTACTCTCCAACTATGGCACTGTGGCCACCTCTAGATGCAGATTTTAGAGGGCAGAGTTTAAAGGATGGTGACGATAtaagtagtaaaggaaagaaaccTGAAGATGTGATAGAATTGGAGAAGAAACTGTCTATGGCAGCGGAGGATGTAAGGCTTCTTCAATCTAAGCTGTCGCTAATGGAAAGGTATGCTAGCATTCTTCATGGTGCCATCTTCGGAAAACCTTTTGAAGAGCAAGATATGCCAGCCTCTTTACGGGGTGGAGGTTCATTTGACATTGCAAAGGATTGGGAAAACATGTTAGAGGCCTCGGATCGTGGAAAGCTTGCCCGATTGGAGATGTTTTATCGTAGTATGCTAGCAGGTGTCAAAGATAAGCTGTTGAAAAAACAGATTCAGGAGATCTTTTTGGAGTGTCAGAGTTCTCTGCCTTCAGAATCTAGTCAACGAGACAAGTAA